The Terriglobus roseus sequence CTCCCCGCGCCGGCGGAACCTGCATCGGGATCCGATGTGGGGGCAGACTCTGCTACTGCCGCGTGCGGGCTGACCGGCATGCCATCCTTCAGCTTCTGCAACTGATCCATAATTACGCGGGTCCCAGCGGGAACACCGCTCTTCACCACAACGTTCTTACCCGTCTCATCGCCCAGCGTTACGTTCACCACGTGAACCTTGTTGTCACCCGACACGGTGTAAAGCTGCTTCTGTCCCTGCAGGTCCATAACGGCAGCCTGCGGCACCGTAAGGGCACCATGAACGACCTGGGTATCTGCTGAGACGCGACCGAACTGACCGGGGCGCAGAACATTGCCGGGATTCGGGAACGTCGACGCGATGCGGATGGCACCGGTCTGCTGGTTCATCTGCCGGTCCACGAACAGGATGTGACCCTTGTGCGGATACGCCGTGCCGTCAGCCAGCGTGAGTGTCAGTGGCAGGTTTGCAGCGCCCTTCAACAGGTCACCTCTGCCACCCGTTGCACGCTTCGTCAGCCCCAGGTACTCCGCATCGCTGATGGAGAAGTACACCTTGACCGGATCAAGCTGGGAGACAGATGTCAGCACGCTTTGCGCATTGACCAGGTTACCTACCTGCGTTGTTGCAGTACCTGCAACACCGGAGATCAACGACCGAACCTGCGTAAAGCCAAGATTCAACTTCGCCGTCTCAACCTGAGCCTCGGCGGAAGCGATCTGAGCCTTCGCGGCTTCCACGTTTGCCTGCTGCGCTGCCAATTGCTGCTTGTCGTTGTCCAACTGGCTCTGAGCAATCGCGCGTTGCTCTGCCAGAGGGGCGTCTCGGTTCACATTGATTTGTGCCAGGCCGAGGTTCGCCTGCGCCTGAGCGAGAGCTCCCTTGGCCTGACCGACCGCGCCCAGTGCCTGATCGACCAACGCCTGGAAGGGCCGGGGATCGATCTGGAAGAGGACCTGGCCCTTCTGCACCACGGAACCTTCGCGGTAGTTCTGCTTGACCAGGTAGCCGCTTACCTGCGGCTGAATCTGCGCGTTCACAAAGCCATCCAGCGTTCCGACCCACTGGTTACCGAGGGCGACGTCGCTTTGCTGAATCGTCACAACGGAAACTGGCATGGCGCCCCCTGCGGCCGGAGCGGCTGGCGCCTTCTGGTCGCAACCAGAGAGCCAGAGAGTGCCCAGCACAAGCGTTGTCAGGCCAGTCGCCTTCAACACCGTGGGCATTTTGGTTTGGGGCCGACGGGCGGCAGCGGACACGGTCATTCAATTCCTCCAGCATTTGGGGGCGCGATTAAATACATACACGCATGCATCTTTCATGAGATTCTTCTGGGGCGATGCTGGATTCAACCCATTACACCGATTTACCTCAGGACCTTCACCTCAGAGAAGGACGCACGCAGGAGCGATCGCTCCTCACAAGGCAGCAACTCATCGACGCAGCGCGTCAGGTCTTTGCACGCGACGGGTTTGAAAAGGCGAGCATTCATGACATTTCGTCGCTCGCAGGCAAGACCCGCGGAGCCTTCTACACGCACTTCGAAGGCAAGGAAGATGTGTTTTTCGCCATCTTCGAGCAGTACCTCGCAGACGGCCAGGAACAGTTCCGGCAGCGCCTTCAGGATGCGCACACCCGCGAAGAACGCATCGCCGCGCTGGCTGCACACCTTGTGGACATCGTGGAAGATAAAGAGCGCTCCCTGCTTGCCCTTGAATTCAAGATGTACGTGCTTCGTCATCCTCAAGACCAGCCACGACTGACGGTTCTTCATGCTGCCGTCTGTCGCCGCGGCTGCAGCACGCATGTTGAAGAGTTACTGCCCGAACTCTTCCTGCCGGCTGGCTCTATCGAGAACCGGCGACAGGTGGCGCAGATCGGAGCGATTGTGGATGGCCTTGCGCTGAACCGGCTTTTCGATCCGGGCAGCCTGGACACCGAGACCCTGCTTACGCAGGCCTCGGCTGGCATACAGGCACTCATGTAGCGCTCTTGAATCGAGCGCTCACCTTAACAAGAGTCGAAAAAGAATCGGGACTACGCTCCCTTGCCTTGGCTCGAGGAACACAAACACGCAATCGCCGCCCCGCTTCTAAGGCAGCCATGCTTAGATTAGGTGTGCGGATAAAGCAGCGATGCCACGCCAGACGCTGCACCTAGAGCAAACATGAAAACAGTAAATAAATCACGGAAGTTGGATCACGTCCTGTACGACATTCGCGGCCCCATTATGGACCGTGCCAGGCAAATGGAAGATGAAGGGCAGAAACTCATCAAGCTCAACATCGGCAACCTGGCTGTGTTCGGCTTCGATGCGCCCGAAGAAGTGCAAGTGGACATGATTCGGAACCTTCCGAACTCGGCAGGTTATTCCGACAGCAAAGGCATCTTCGCCGCTCGCAAAGCGGTCATGCACTACACGCAGACGCAGGGCGTGCAGGGTGTCACACTGGAAGATATCTACCTGGGCAATGGCGCGTCTGAATTGATCGCCATGGCTGCGAACGCGCTGCTGGATGACGGCGATGAGTTGCTGCTCCCTGCTCCTGACTATCCGTTGTGGACGGCCGTCACCAGCCTGTCAGGTGGTACGCCTGTGCATTACGTCTGTGATGAGGCAAACGGTTGGCACCCCGACCTGGACGACATTCGCTCGAAGATCACGCCGCGCACCAAGGGCATCGTCGTCATCAACCCGAACAACCCCACAGGCGCGGTCTATCCAGACCACGTGTTGCAGGAGATCGTGACCATCGCCCGCGAACACGGACTGGTCATCCTTGCAGATGAGGTCTATGACAAGGTTCTTTACGACGACATCCGGCATACCGCGCTGGCAAGTCTTTCGACAGATGTCTTGACCTTGACCTTCAATTCCCTCTCCAAGAGCTACCGTGCCTGTGGTTATCGCGCCGGTTGGATGGTGGTCTCAGGCAACAAGGCGGTTGCGGCCAACTACATCGAAGGCTTGAACATGCTGGCGAACATGAAGCTGTGCGCCAACGTGCCGGGCCAGTGGGCGATCCAGACCGCGTTGGGTGGCTATCAGAGCATCAACGACCTGGTGCGTGAAGGTGGCCGGCTGCGTCGTCAGCGCGACCTGGCCTATGAACTGCTCTCGGCGATTCCAGGCGTCACCTGCGTCAAGCCACAAGCGGCGCTCTATATGTTTCCGCGGCTGGATCCTAACGTCTATCCCATTCAGGACGACCGCAAGTTTCTGCTGGAACTGCTGGAAGCCACGCGCGTGCTGGTGGTCCAGGGGACAGGCTTTAACTGGTCGCGATCGGATCACTTCCGCATCGTATTTCTGCCACATGAGTCCGACCTGCGAGAGGCCATTGGCCGCATCGCAAAATTTCTCGCGGATTATCGCGAAAAATACTCGACGGATCCAGTCGCGCTCGCGTAAACACGACGGGCGCGCTGGGCGTGTCTCACCGATTCCGGAGAGCTGCCGGTTTTAGCGGAGTCGTGCGGGAATTGCAGTGGTTCCGACCGAATCTGGCGATCAGGCTCGCGATCTTTCCTTCGCCCGCGGAGTGCTTGACTGGCGCTCGCCAGGCCTCGGGTGCGTACTGTTGGCGAAAATACGTGATTTCCGACTCACTCAAGCTGTAAAGTTTATGGCGCGAGCGATTTGTGCAGGAAAACTGCAGAACAAGTCCGGAGGGCAAATGCAGACGATCAAGGTAAACGGCAAGATGCGCGAGGTGAAGTCTTCGCAGGACACACCGTTGCTTTACGTCCTGAAGGACGAGTTGTCCGTCTCAAGTCCCCAGTTTGGCTGCGGGCTGGCCCAGTGCGGTGCGTGCTCCGTCCTGCTGGACGGTAAAGAGATAAGGTCCTGCATCACCCCCGTCTCGCAGGCTGCAGGCAAGGAAGTCACCACGATCGAAGGGCTGCCAGAGCGCTGGGCCAAGCATAAGAAGACGTCCACGACACCGGGCCTCCTTCACCCCGTTCAAGAGGCGTGGATTGAGCAACAGGTCCACCAATGTGGCTTTTGCCAGAGCGGCATGATGATCAAGGCCACGGAGCTATTGGAGAGCAAGCCAAAGCCGACTCTGGATGAGATCAAAGAGGCCTTCACGACCTCGGGACCGTCGCCGCACCTGTGCCGCTGCGGAACCTATCTCGCGATCGTAGACGCAGTTCGACATGCCTCGACTCTGATGACGAAGGGACAAGCCTAATGGAACAGCTTCTGGAAGCACTGACAGGGGAAGTCTACGGAGCGCAGCCCGAGGCTCTGACATCGGACGTTTACGGAGCAAAGCTGACACGTCGTGGCTTCGTCAAAGCGGGCGGCGCTTTGGTGGTGGGCTTCGGCCTACTGCGCGGCGGCGTTGCCAGGGCAGGCACCGGTCGTGCCGACGGGAATGCTTTTGATCCCGGTCTGCCGCAGTCATGGATTGAAATCCATCCGGACAACACGGTGCTCTACCGCACAGGCAAGAGCGACTTTGGCCAGGGAACCATCTACACCGCATACAAGCAGATCATCGCGGATGAACTCGACGTCAGCTTTGAAGCCATCACAACGGTTGTCACCGCCGATACCGACACCACTCCCGAAGGTGGCGGTACCTTCGGTCTACTGGGCGAGGGCATTCCGAACATCCGTAAGGCTGCAGCTTATACCCGAGAGGCGCTTCTGCAGTTAGCCTCACAACGCCTCGGCGTGCCGAAAGATCAACTGAAGACGGCCGATGGCATCGTCTCGGGCGGCGGAAAGAAGGTCTCATACGGCGACCTTGTGAAAGACGGGAACTTCCAGCTCACCATCCCCGTTGGCGGAGACCTCACCAGCATCTTTGGCCTACGCATCACGGGCAATCCGCCGCTGAAGCCAACCAGCGAGATGAAGGTCGTTGGCAAGTCCTACAATAACAGCAACATCGCCAGTAAGGTCAAGGCGGAAGAACTTTGGGTCACGAACGTGAAGCTACCGGGCATGATGCACGGTCGCGTGGTGCATCCGGGCACGCTTGGATCGCACCTGGTATCCGCTGGAACATTGGATAAGACGAAGTTCCCGAACACCCAATTGATCGTGAAGGGTGACCTCGTCGCAGTAGTCGCACCGACTGAGTGGGAAGCGGTCCAGGCCTCCTGGCAAGTCGCCGGTGCCACAAAGTGGACGGAGTGGAAGGGATTGCCCGGCAAGGACAAGCTCTACGACCATCTTCGGAACGAGTCAGACTGGAAGACCGCGCCAGTCGCAAAGGGCCGCAAGAATAAGGGTGATACGAAGTCAGTGATGGAAGCCTCACCCAAGAAGCTTGAGGCGACTTACCGTCTGCCGTACTGGAAGCACGCTCCCATCGGACCAACGCTTGCCGTGGCTGACTACAAGACCGATGGCTCCGTCGTGGTGCATACCCATACCCAGAACGCCCAGGCCCTGCGCGGACAGCTTGCGAAGATGCTGGGCACGTCGATCAACAATGTTGTCGTCAAGACCTATTCAGGAGCTGGACACTACGGTCGCTCGAACGGCGGTAATGCAGGTGCCGAAGATGAGGCGGTCATCCTCTCGAAGGAAGTCGGCAAGCCCGTGCGTGTGCAGTGGATGCGCAACGATGAGATGCAATGGTCGACGCAATCCCCGGTTGCTTTCGCGGATGTGAGGATCGCTGTCGACGCCGGTGGAAAGATCTCAGCCTATGAGATCGACCACTTCATGCCGGCAATGCAGGACGATCGGCTGATCGGCGCTGTCATCGCTGGCTTGCCTACCATGAACGCGCCGAGTGAGAAGGGTGCCATCCTTAATGGCATTGGGAATGGCCCTTCGGACGACTGGCTTTACGCCGCGGTCCCCGCGTTGACCGAGCGCGCACATGGCACCTACCAGATTGGTCAGCAGAAGTCTCCGGTATCCATCGGTATTCGTGACCACACGATGCGAACGCCGGGGCAGTTCCAGCAGAACTTTCCACGCGAAATGGCGATGTCGGAAGCTGCAGGACTGGCAGGGGCCGATCCTCTGCAATTCCGCCTGGATCATGCAAAAGATGAGCGATTGATCCAGGTCTTGAATCGTCTCAAAGTGGAGTCCGGATGGGAGGCGCGGCCCAGTCCGTCTGCTGCCTCAGCGTCCGGCATTGTGCGAGGTCACGGGGTCTCAGCAATGCTCCGCTCCGGCACGTATTGGGGCTGCG is a genomic window containing:
- a CDS encoding efflux RND transporter periplasmic adaptor subunit, giving the protein MPTVLKATGLTTLVLGTLWLSGCDQKAPAAPAAGGAMPVSVVTIQQSDVALGNQWVGTLDGFVNAQIQPQVSGYLVKQNYREGSVVQKGQVLFQIDPRPFQALVDQALGAVGQAKGALAQAQANLGLAQINVNRDAPLAEQRAIAQSQLDNDKQQLAAQQANVEAAKAQIASAEAQVETAKLNLGFTQVRSLISGVAGTATTQVGNLVNAQSVLTSVSQLDPVKVYFSISDAEYLGLTKRATGGRGDLLKGAANLPLTLTLADGTAYPHKGHILFVDRQMNQQTGAIRIASTFPNPGNVLRPGQFGRVSADTQVVHGALTVPQAAVMDLQGQKQLYTVSGDNKVHVVNVTLGDETGKNVVVKSGVPAGTRVIMDQLQKLKDGMPVSPHAAVAESAPTSDPDAGSAGAGR
- a CDS encoding TetR/AcrR family transcriptional regulator; amino-acid sequence: MLDSTHYTDLPQDLHLREGRTQERSLLTRQQLIDAARQVFARDGFEKASIHDISSLAGKTRGAFYTHFEGKEDVFFAIFEQYLADGQEQFRQRLQDAHTREERIAALAAHLVDIVEDKERSLLALEFKMYVLRHPQDQPRLTVLHAAVCRRGCSTHVEELLPELFLPAGSIENRRQVAQIGAIVDGLALNRLFDPGSLDTETLLTQASAGIQALM
- a CDS encoding pyridoxal phosphate-dependent aminotransferase → MKTVNKSRKLDHVLYDIRGPIMDRARQMEDEGQKLIKLNIGNLAVFGFDAPEEVQVDMIRNLPNSAGYSDSKGIFAARKAVMHYTQTQGVQGVTLEDIYLGNGASELIAMAANALLDDGDELLLPAPDYPLWTAVTSLSGGTPVHYVCDEANGWHPDLDDIRSKITPRTKGIVVINPNNPTGAVYPDHVLQEIVTIAREHGLVILADEVYDKVLYDDIRHTALASLSTDVLTLTFNSLSKSYRACGYRAGWMVVSGNKAVAANYIEGLNMLANMKLCANVPGQWAIQTALGGYQSINDLVREGGRLRRQRDLAYELLSAIPGVTCVKPQAALYMFPRLDPNVYPIQDDRKFLLELLEATRVLVVQGTGFNWSRSDHFRIVFLPHESDLREAIGRIAKFLADYREKYSTDPVALA
- a CDS encoding (2Fe-2S)-binding protein — its product is MQTIKVNGKMREVKSSQDTPLLYVLKDELSVSSPQFGCGLAQCGACSVLLDGKEIRSCITPVSQAAGKEVTTIEGLPERWAKHKKTSTTPGLLHPVQEAWIEQQVHQCGFCQSGMMIKATELLESKPKPTLDEIKEAFTTSGPSPHLCRCGTYLAIVDAVRHASTLMTKGQA
- a CDS encoding xanthine dehydrogenase family protein molybdopterin-binding subunit; its protein translation is MEQLLEALTGEVYGAQPEALTSDVYGAKLTRRGFVKAGGALVVGFGLLRGGVARAGTGRADGNAFDPGLPQSWIEIHPDNTVLYRTGKSDFGQGTIYTAYKQIIADELDVSFEAITTVVTADTDTTPEGGGTFGLLGEGIPNIRKAAAYTREALLQLASQRLGVPKDQLKTADGIVSGGGKKVSYGDLVKDGNFQLTIPVGGDLTSIFGLRITGNPPLKPTSEMKVVGKSYNNSNIASKVKAEELWVTNVKLPGMMHGRVVHPGTLGSHLVSAGTLDKTKFPNTQLIVKGDLVAVVAPTEWEAVQASWQVAGATKWTEWKGLPGKDKLYDHLRNESDWKTAPVAKGRKNKGDTKSVMEASPKKLEATYRLPYWKHAPIGPTLAVADYKTDGSVVVHTHTQNAQALRGQLAKMLGTSINNVVVKTYSGAGHYGRSNGGNAGAEDEAVILSKEVGKPVRVQWMRNDEMQWSTQSPVAFADVRIAVDAGGKISAYEIDHFMPAMQDDRLIGAVIAGLPTMNAPSEKGAILNGIGNGPSDDWLYAAVPALTERAHGTYQIGQQKSPVSIGIRDHTMRTPGQFQQNFPREMAMSEAAGLAGADPLQFRLDHAKDERLIQVLNRLKVESGWEARPSPSAASASGIVRGHGVSAMLRSGTYWGCACEVSVNQATGAVKVDKYTIVLDPGIVVNPDQLKRQVQGGAMMGLSIALHEEVPFNESGITATDWYSYPILTMAEIPEFKVVLLHRPEFGTMGQGSEAANALGASAIASAVYDATGKPVRQIPLRPAYVKQMLAGNSDINAIPPRHDEPTKTGSSAPPATSAL